In the genome of Salinispirillum sp. LH 10-3-1, one region contains:
- a CDS encoding response regulator transcription factor — protein MQSILIIEDHIETRRWLVSIVQEAFSEPTVEEASTLEQGYACLQSFTPSVILIDISLPDGSGLEFVNYAQQNLPDSYVVVTTIYDDDDHLFSAFRSGASGYLLKDEPRKTLVDGLSGIMSGKPPLSSAITRRLLRHFQQSGNGSVESPLSGREEEVLTLMAKGMGRNEIAELLGVSINTAASHIKSIYRKLNVSGRVEATLEAVKMGLVSGNKKRD, from the coding sequence ATGCAAAGCATATTGATCATTGAAGATCATATTGAAACTCGTAGATGGCTCGTTTCAATCGTGCAGGAAGCGTTCTCAGAACCTACCGTAGAAGAAGCCAGTACATTGGAGCAGGGCTACGCTTGTTTGCAAAGCTTTACACCGTCGGTCATCCTGATTGACATAAGTCTACCTGACGGCTCAGGCCTCGAGTTCGTAAATTATGCTCAACAAAATCTCCCAGATTCTTATGTGGTGGTAACCACGATTTATGATGATGATGATCATTTGTTCAGTGCATTTCGATCAGGTGCTAGTGGATACTTACTGAAAGATGAGCCACGAAAGACGCTTGTTGACGGTCTTTCTGGCATCATGAGTGGAAAACCGCCGCTAAGCTCTGCTATTACCCGCAGGCTGCTCAGGCACTTTCAGCAGTCTGGTAATGGCAGCGTTGAGAGCCCGTTGTCGGGGCGAGAGGAGGAAGTGTTGACGCTGATGGCGAAAGGAATGGGGCGTAATGAAATTGCAGAGCTTCTTGGAGTGTCAATAAACACAGCTGCAAGCCACATCAAGTCGATCTATCGCAAACTAAATGTATCCGGTCGAGTGGAGGCTACATTGGAGGCGGTTAAGATGGGGCTGGTGTCTGGCAATAAAAAACGCGACTGA
- a CDS encoding response regulator, with the protein MVISQQVFNHFYDYSVAKASGRISTQDHVKKEWGTVLLDVFMPGWSGYDVCSAIRQALKDEITLTGNDDLQSIEAAFQSGATDFFPKPMNFPLSIQRVRYALRNTQAWKMQTAYQRSMLQPDKMVSLGRLAAGIAHEINNPIGYVISNVQMLSGYAPQLTEYVAQLRCIGNPPKN; encoded by the coding sequence GTGGTAATCAGTCAGCAGGTTTTCAATCACTTCTATGATTACTCTGTTGCCAAAGCGTCTGGACGAATTAGTACGCAAGATCACGTCAAAAAGGAGTGGGGTACCGTGCTGTTGGATGTGTTCATGCCTGGCTGGTCCGGTTACGACGTCTGTTCCGCCATTCGTCAAGCACTGAAAGACGAGATCACGCTGACCGGTAATGACGACTTACAATCCATCGAAGCTGCTTTCCAAAGTGGCGCTACGGATTTCTTTCCCAAGCCCATGAATTTCCCGTTATCGATCCAGCGTGTTCGTTACGCCTTGCGCAATACCCAAGCGTGGAAGATGCAGACCGCGTATCAACGCTCCATGTTGCAGCCCGACAAGATGGTGTCATTGGGGCGTCTCGCAGCGGGCATTGCTCATGAAATCAATAACCCCATTGGCTACGTGATCAGCAACGTTCAGATGCTGTCGGGATACGCGCCGCAACTCACGGAGTATGTTGCTCAGCTAAGATGCATTGGTAATCCTCCCAAAAATTAG
- a CDS encoding sensor histidine kinase gives MDKLLTPVYVLLIKQSKFNDWTHEAMRIWSDITGCSEVVWYASEAWQTLSPEVEQELALASILLCDDSQEQIPLDDGRLALSLSVAGWLIMKGVSETLNDEQLSIWRLLSSQWVLRGRTVLAEREAAMESWLLSSVSHDLRAPLNSILNFLELMDTPGVAVNRQLPTVKNEADRLLRLITQLLDFSRLQAKRLSLRPTSVNLLEWVGQAMMGWRDVALEKQIELSVHLANPLPLAIELDAERLMQVIQNLISNSVKFTQNGYVQLSVSADLETKRLFFEVKDTGVGIESARQAYIFDSFVQARSEDHLTKNGVGLGLNIVKQLVELMHGSIVISSALGEGTSIKLEVPYEEAEDPLEQDYHDTLSNETILVIEDNRKRADTLVQYLRYFGAHTVIANSGPEAHFYLRQSNTVPDWIFIQSALKGVDAHSTLSKIAEQLELSELELNERVVWLIESPFDARSDCRSLKTPLSLPELYQTLMFRSDVDVESEEMVKPVVLIVDDTELNLQLTDIQLTKLGVDVITASSGLEALDILEHKSADLIFMDIMMPSMDGYETTQRIRAKGNANGLSGIPIVALTASALSQQQQKYLAAGMNDYLAKPYRIEELHAVIRKYLPSFHFSSIKENTPTFSSEDVMDEGALVSWEQALVMVGGDESILLSILAPFIDDLPSTIDNLSDAIDKSDWEALQRKAHSLKSMLRTFGALPLGNATFELEKAAKSDERGRIEVVWKEFLALYPATLRHLRARLNG, from the coding sequence GTGGATAAACTCCTAACGCCTGTTTATGTGCTGTTGATTAAACAATCTAAGTTTAATGATTGGACGCATGAGGCTATGCGGATTTGGTCTGATATCACTGGGTGCAGCGAAGTTGTCTGGTATGCATCCGAGGCATGGCAGACGTTGTCGCCTGAAGTAGAGCAAGAATTAGCTCTTGCATCCATACTGCTCTGTGATGATAGCCAAGAGCAGATACCATTAGATGATGGTCGTTTGGCACTTTCATTGTCAGTGGCCGGATGGTTAATCATGAAGGGAGTGAGTGAGACTCTAAATGACGAGCAACTCAGTATTTGGCGACTGTTGTCATCTCAATGGGTCCTTCGAGGAAGGACGGTGCTCGCTGAGCGTGAGGCAGCAATGGAAAGTTGGCTGCTCTCGTCGGTAAGTCATGACTTACGCGCCCCACTTAATAGCATTCTGAATTTTTTGGAGCTGATGGACACCCCCGGAGTTGCGGTGAATCGTCAATTACCAACGGTTAAGAATGAGGCTGATAGATTGCTGCGGCTTATAACTCAGCTGTTGGACTTCTCACGATTGCAAGCCAAGCGGCTATCCCTTCGACCAACGTCCGTTAACCTTTTGGAGTGGGTTGGGCAAGCAATGATGGGGTGGCGAGATGTAGCTTTGGAGAAACAGATCGAGTTGAGCGTGCATCTAGCGAATCCGCTGCCACTGGCTATTGAACTAGACGCTGAGCGACTTATGCAGGTTATTCAAAACCTCATTAGTAATTCTGTTAAGTTCACGCAAAATGGGTATGTGCAACTGAGTGTCAGTGCAGATTTAGAGACTAAGCGCCTATTTTTTGAGGTTAAAGATACAGGAGTAGGCATTGAATCAGCTCGTCAAGCGTATATTTTTGACTCATTCGTGCAAGCCCGCAGTGAAGATCATTTAACCAAGAACGGCGTGGGGCTGGGGCTCAACATAGTGAAACAGTTAGTTGAGTTAATGCATGGCTCAATCGTGATCTCCAGTGCATTGGGGGAAGGCACGAGTATTAAGTTGGAAGTGCCTTACGAAGAAGCTGAAGACCCTTTAGAACAGGACTATCACGACACACTTTCGAACGAAACAATTTTAGTTATTGAAGATAATCGAAAGCGGGCAGACACATTAGTTCAATATTTGCGTTATTTCGGCGCGCATACAGTAATTGCTAACAGCGGTCCAGAAGCTCATTTCTACTTGCGCCAGAGTAATACTGTTCCAGATTGGATATTCATACAGTCAGCTCTGAAAGGCGTCGATGCGCACAGCACGTTGAGCAAGATTGCTGAGCAACTAGAACTTTCTGAATTGGAGTTGAATGAACGAGTAGTGTGGCTCATCGAAAGTCCATTTGACGCTCGTAGTGACTGCCGATCGTTAAAGACGCCTTTGTCATTGCCCGAGCTGTACCAAACGCTGATGTTCCGGAGTGATGTCGATGTTGAGTCCGAGGAGATGGTTAAACCAGTCGTTCTCATTGTAGACGATACGGAGCTTAACCTTCAGCTAACAGATATTCAGTTAACGAAGTTAGGGGTAGATGTTATTACCGCATCCTCAGGGTTGGAAGCATTGGATATATTGGAGCATAAGTCAGCAGATCTGATATTTATGGACATCATGATGCCGAGCATGGATGGCTATGAGACAACGCAGCGAATTCGAGCAAAGGGAAATGCTAATGGATTGTCCGGAATCCCCATTGTTGCCCTTACAGCAAGCGCTCTATCGCAACAGCAGCAAAAGTATTTAGCAGCAGGAATGAATGATTATCTTGCGAAGCCGTACCGAATAGAGGAGCTTCATGCTGTTATTCGCAAGTATCTGCCGTCATTCCATTTCTCCTCAATTAAAGAAAATACACCCACTTTTTCGTCAGAAGACGTTATGGATGAGGGTGCTCTAGTTAGCTGGGAACAGGCGCTAGTAATGGTAGGCGGAGATGAGTCTATCTTACTGTCGATATTGGCACCATTTATAGACGATCTTCCAAGCACAATAGACAATTTGTCTGATGCAATTGATAAGTCTGATTGGGAGGCGTTACAGCGAAAAGCGCATAGCCTAAAAAGTATGCTTAGAACATTTGGAGCGTTGCCATTGGGAAATGCTACTTTTGAGTTGGAAAAAGCAGCTAAATCGGATGAACGTGGTCGCATTGAAGTTGTGTGGAAAGAGTTTTTAGCGTTGTATCCTGCAACCCTAAGGCACCTGAGAGCGCGGTTAAATGGTTAA
- a CDS encoding ATP-binding protein produces MREISRVLFAPLPIMLAGFIMALVGILCALVFVIQKPWIGITFQFTDTHHALAVKAIENPALKSKLMVGDVVVGLSLDGIDRVHSLTGFRPGVEPPSFSSYAGHNAYVQAEGEVSAYLLGSLVNLHLLDGSMVPAILSDSRPVTSLPVDFWLFNSFGLLAFIIGLGVFAVRPKELAARWLGLSGSGFFIATLFNSVYLSRELAWPADQLLLLSRMNNIGLGVMLISLLALMTSFPRRLSVVSNPLMIIVVAVLYQVNEWMQWYEWPLHAYYMPIFILYILGVVVAIYQWRLSLRNPIDRAALKWMLLTIFIIMGMGLAIYFVPIAIIGRAIFPQWAMVGIASLLYIGFAFGIVRYRLFDVQRWWLNIWGWFLGGLSIVLLDVLFISFLNLQPVMALGIAAILVGWVYFPARQWILQRLSYQHGAEQYQLFEQVERMAQAISTRDTNAQWQAILVEQFAPAGVKVSSNGSDLVQMNQHGAVLSVPLLQGDGILELTYPSQGRRLFSSEDRVYVQNLLQVSRRIVRVHEGEFQAVRLERQRIVRDMHDDVGGHLLTLLRQAPSEHYEQLVRTAFGSLREAMQAMDEESSRVLLDCLDDWKEQLESRARMSGVSLVWQQAVSADDKLLSVRQAINISRILNESVTNALQHANPTTITVTIESSEDFLSLKVINNGITTGHDKREPTRGRGLNNMLTRAKELEGELKFSIQGDKASIAAIFPILR; encoded by the coding sequence ATGAGGGAAATTAGTCGTGTTTTGTTCGCTCCCCTACCCATTATGCTGGCTGGTTTCATAATGGCTCTGGTGGGTATTCTGTGTGCCCTGGTATTCGTGATTCAGAAGCCTTGGATAGGGATAACGTTTCAATTCACTGACACTCATCATGCGCTAGCCGTTAAAGCGATAGAAAACCCCGCACTCAAGAGCAAGCTCATGGTAGGCGACGTTGTCGTTGGTTTATCACTTGATGGCATCGACCGCGTACATTCTTTGACTGGCTTTCGGCCCGGTGTCGAACCGCCTAGTTTCTCTTCGTATGCTGGACATAATGCTTATGTTCAAGCGGAAGGCGAAGTGTCTGCATACTTGCTTGGCAGTCTGGTTAATCTGCATCTTCTGGATGGGAGTATGGTGCCTGCGATTCTAAGTGATAGCCGCCCGGTCACTTCCTTGCCCGTTGATTTTTGGTTATTCAATTCATTCGGCTTATTGGCTTTTATAATTGGCCTTGGGGTGTTTGCAGTGCGCCCAAAAGAATTAGCGGCGCGTTGGCTGGGACTGTCAGGATCAGGATTCTTTATCGCAACACTATTTAACAGTGTTTACTTGAGTCGAGAATTGGCATGGCCTGCTGATCAGCTTTTGTTGTTGTCCCGAATGAATAATATTGGGTTAGGCGTCATGTTGATTTCTCTACTGGCTCTTATGACTTCTTTCCCGCGCCGGTTGTCGGTTGTTTCGAACCCCCTGATGATAATTGTCGTTGCAGTACTTTACCAGGTTAACGAATGGATGCAGTGGTATGAGTGGCCGCTCCATGCTTACTATATGCCAATCTTTATTCTTTACATTCTGGGGGTCGTGGTTGCAATTTATCAGTGGCGATTGTCTTTAAGAAACCCTATAGACAGGGCTGCGTTGAAGTGGATGCTACTGACGATTTTCATCATTATGGGTATGGGTTTAGCTATATATTTTGTCCCCATTGCCATTATTGGCCGAGCTATATTCCCGCAATGGGCCATGGTGGGCATAGCATCGCTCTTATACATTGGTTTTGCTTTCGGCATAGTGAGATATCGCCTATTTGATGTTCAGCGCTGGTGGCTGAATATATGGGGGTGGTTCTTAGGCGGCCTTTCGATAGTGCTGTTAGATGTGTTATTTATTAGTTTCCTTAACCTGCAGCCCGTAATGGCACTGGGCATAGCTGCGATCTTGGTTGGTTGGGTGTATTTCCCTGCGCGCCAATGGATACTGCAGCGACTTAGCTATCAACATGGCGCTGAGCAATACCAATTGTTTGAGCAAGTGGAGCGAATGGCGCAGGCCATTTCAACTAGAGACACCAATGCTCAGTGGCAAGCCATACTCGTTGAGCAATTCGCGCCAGCGGGGGTGAAAGTCTCAAGCAATGGGAGTGATTTGGTTCAGATGAATCAGCATGGCGCTGTTCTGTCTGTGCCTTTGCTGCAAGGTGATGGCATACTTGAGCTGACATACCCAAGTCAGGGGAGGCGACTATTCTCCTCGGAAGATCGTGTTTACGTGCAGAATCTTCTTCAGGTCTCGCGTCGTATAGTGAGGGTGCATGAAGGCGAGTTCCAAGCTGTTCGATTAGAGCGGCAGCGCATTGTCCGCGACATGCATGATGATGTCGGTGGTCATTTGCTTACTTTGTTGCGGCAAGCGCCCTCAGAACATTACGAACAATTAGTGCGTACTGCATTCGGCTCTTTGCGTGAGGCAATGCAAGCGATGGACGAAGAATCTAGTCGAGTGTTGTTGGACTGCCTCGACGATTGGAAAGAGCAGCTGGAGTCCAGAGCGCGGATGTCGGGAGTTTCATTAGTATGGCAACAAGCCGTATCGGCTGATGACAAACTACTGTCTGTTCGTCAAGCAATAAACATCAGTCGAATATTGAATGAAAGTGTGACCAACGCTCTACAGCATGCGAACCCCACCACAATAACGGTCACAATAGAATCCTCAGAAGACTTTTTGTCGTTGAAGGTAATCAATAATGGCATTACGACCGGTCATGATAAAAGAGAGCCGACAAGAGGCAGGGGTTTGAACAATATGCTAACCCGTGCCAAGGAGCTTGAAGGCGAGCTAAAATTCTCGATCCAAGGTGATAAGGCTTCTATTGCGGCCATTTTTCCTATTTTAAGATAA
- a CDS encoding YCF48-related protein yields MRDKKHSKKIILISLSTFFITACNETNNAVNTSEDNSNQFASRSWSQLDPSLSSNFDFELRAIHFIDGEKIWAAGGFTNDGFSSKAGIIYSKDGGYTWSESDVYGDLWEIYGIHFFDNNKGWIVGNGDNKGLILNTSNGGKNWSQQTHSTGVLNTFYDVHFVNATHGWIIGGREDTNERVVLHTENGGDTWTEIYDFGSGLPFLSMSIVDQNNAWLVGMDVESDTGHSYYETTDGGTNWQTGKTGSYELAGLVAHSFDRVEFIDTSVGYVSSGSTVMKTIDGGLEWVRVFQLNDMDIKDMTFLNADIGWLVGSGRGGANDLGKIYFTSDGGESWTLEHISYDNNINNIDTALNAINALDINNVMTVGKRLTIFKRSENP; encoded by the coding sequence ATGCGGGATAAGAAGCATTCCAAAAAAATTATATTAATCTCTTTATCTACATTTTTTATAACGGCGTGTAATGAGACTAACAATGCAGTTAATACATCTGAAGACAATTCCAATCAATTTGCAAGCCGATCATGGTCTCAGCTTGATCCAAGCCTATCATCTAATTTTGATTTTGAGCTCCGAGCAATACACTTTATCGATGGCGAAAAAATTTGGGCTGCAGGAGGCTTCACTAATGATGGATTCTCTTCTAAGGCAGGAATCATATACTCGAAAGATGGCGGATATACCTGGAGTGAATCAGACGTATACGGAGACCTCTGGGAAATTTATGGAATACATTTTTTTGACAACAACAAAGGCTGGATCGTTGGCAACGGAGATAACAAGGGATTAATTCTGAACACATCCAATGGGGGTAAAAACTGGTCACAGCAAACACACTCCACAGGAGTACTTAATACATTCTATGATGTCCACTTCGTCAATGCGACACACGGCTGGATAATAGGGGGCAGAGAGGACACTAATGAAAGGGTTGTGTTACACACAGAAAATGGGGGCGATACATGGACGGAGATATATGACTTTGGCTCTGGACTTCCATTTTTAAGCATGTCCATTGTAGATCAAAACAACGCTTGGCTAGTAGGCATGGATGTTGAGTCTGATACCGGACACAGTTATTACGAAACCACCGATGGTGGGACAAACTGGCAAACAGGTAAAACAGGTAGCTATGAACTAGCAGGACTGGTTGCTCATAGTTTCGACCGCGTTGAATTTATAGACACTTCGGTAGGATATGTCTCCAGTGGTTCCACAGTCATGAAGACGATAGACGGAGGGCTGGAATGGGTACGTGTCTTCCAGCTAAATGACATGGACATCAAAGACATGACGTTTCTTAATGCTGACATCGGCTGGTTGGTAGGTAGCGGGCGAGGCGGCGCAAATGATCTGGGGAAGATATACTTTACATCTGACGGCGGTGAAAGCTGGACCCTAGAACATATCTCATATGATAACAACATTAACAATATCGACACAGCCTTAAATGCCATCAATGCCCTCGATATAAACAATGTAATGACCGTTGGGAAACGGCTCACCATATTTAAAAGAAGCGAGAACCCATGA
- a CDS encoding EAL domain-containing protein: MTMAGLSARPRLLLVEDEPMLSKLLVTSLHHYGFDIKACSTGEEALVEFGKNAVDLILLDVHLPQMSGFDVCEAVRAERKNPSTPVIMLTGADDTVSIQRAFNAGATDFLTKPVNLPLLNQRLRYALRNRQNEEEMKRALYFQERASKLAKLGYWSFDYANDRFELNEEARLLLSLGTAEFTNETLLSSVHPEDLPRLLMMLAEQREAELEVRVILAKSSERIIHITATMYESEAVVMHGTFQDISDQRSTEDMLEFLRLHDDVTGLPNKKMLQQHLKSYLGAEEHGANVAVLGNIRLLRIGRWGEVYGQETVDALLKRISNDFVLKLRKLDFDAELYYLSEGSFCLVSRSASVSETEKLLQELTKLASLEWKLDGESHTPSVACGAIDLTSAQQNLDVQLEGLAAAIARAEMNPNNTVTWYRPLSRNDTHRELCLEQKVKEALQNRQFDLYLQPQVRTNSAESIWGFEALLRWVNSNGQVCAYSPDEFLPVVERLGLAVTLGYQVIDKAFEKAVLLKSAGLNVRLGVNLGSAQFDDPQLVPYIMSRLKESGLQASAIEFEITESTAMSDPQLTLNKLSQLREEGFHIAVDDFGVGYSSMEYLLRFPLTTLKIDRAFVRNIATDSSARAIVKAIQTLASGLGLTTVAEGVETEQQREWLKELGIDVIQGFHYSPGLPCSDAIELVKTWNDTAEVADCG, from the coding sequence ATGACTATGGCTGGATTGTCCGCGCGTCCTCGATTGCTGCTCGTAGAAGATGAGCCAATGCTATCTAAGCTACTTGTCACGAGCCTGCACCATTACGGCTTTGATATTAAAGCATGCTCCACTGGCGAAGAGGCGCTGGTCGAATTTGGGAAAAATGCAGTCGATCTCATTTTGCTAGATGTACATCTGCCCCAAATGTCGGGTTTTGATGTCTGCGAAGCAGTGCGCGCGGAGAGAAAAAATCCGTCAACGCCTGTAATCATGCTGACTGGAGCTGACGATACCGTTTCTATTCAAAGGGCCTTTAATGCTGGAGCAACAGACTTTTTGACTAAGCCTGTCAACCTACCTTTATTGAATCAACGGCTGCGATATGCACTCCGGAACAGGCAGAACGAAGAAGAAATGAAGCGAGCTCTGTATTTCCAGGAGCGTGCTAGCAAACTTGCCAAATTGGGGTATTGGTCATTCGATTACGCAAACGACAGGTTTGAACTGAATGAAGAAGCTCGGTTGCTTCTATCATTGGGCACGGCGGAATTTACCAATGAAACATTATTAAGCAGTGTTCACCCAGAGGATTTGCCTAGGCTTCTCATGATGCTTGCGGAGCAGCGAGAAGCGGAGCTGGAAGTGCGTGTGATTCTAGCAAAATCTAGCGAGCGAATAATCCATATCACGGCGACTATGTATGAGTCAGAGGCTGTAGTCATGCATGGTACATTCCAAGACATTTCCGACCAGCGAAGCACAGAGGACATGCTAGAGTTTCTACGCCTGCATGATGATGTTACTGGCTTACCCAACAAAAAAATGCTTCAACAGCATTTGAAGTCCTACCTTGGGGCGGAGGAGCATGGGGCAAACGTGGCGGTATTGGGTAATATCAGGTTGTTGCGTATCGGTCGTTGGGGTGAGGTTTATGGTCAAGAGACTGTTGATGCTCTATTAAAGAGAATCAGCAATGACTTCGTATTGAAACTTCGCAAACTAGATTTCGACGCGGAGTTATATTACTTAAGTGAGGGCAGCTTTTGCCTCGTAAGTCGATCGGCGAGTGTGAGCGAGACAGAAAAGCTGTTGCAGGAGTTAACAAAGCTGGCGAGTCTAGAATGGAAGCTGGATGGTGAATCTCATACACCATCAGTAGCCTGCGGTGCTATTGATCTTACGTCTGCGCAGCAAAACTTGGATGTCCAGTTAGAGGGGCTTGCCGCTGCAATCGCGCGCGCTGAAATGAATCCCAATAACACCGTCACTTGGTATAGACCTTTGTCCCGCAACGATACGCACCGAGAGTTATGTCTGGAGCAAAAGGTCAAAGAAGCGTTGCAGAACCGTCAGTTTGACCTTTACCTGCAGCCACAAGTGCGGACTAATAGTGCAGAGAGTATTTGGGGCTTTGAGGCACTTTTGCGTTGGGTGAATTCGAATGGCCAAGTTTGTGCGTACTCTCCTGATGAGTTTCTTCCCGTCGTGGAGCGGTTAGGCTTAGCAGTGACTTTGGGTTACCAGGTTATTGATAAGGCCTTTGAAAAAGCGGTGTTACTGAAAAGTGCAGGTTTGAATGTCCGTTTAGGCGTTAATCTTGGAAGCGCTCAATTCGATGACCCACAATTAGTACCATACATCATGTCACGGCTCAAAGAGTCCGGTTTACAAGCCAGTGCAATTGAATTTGAGATAACCGAAAGTACCGCTATGTCCGACCCTCAACTGACTCTCAATAAGCTTTCTCAGCTCCGAGAAGAAGGGTTTCATATTGCTGTAGATGACTTTGGAGTTGGTTATTCATCCATGGAATATCTTTTGCGTTTTCCTCTGACCACTTTAAAAATTGATCGTGCATTTGTGCGGAATATTGCTACCGATTCAAGTGCTAGAGCGATTGTGAAAGCTATTCAAACTTTAGCCTCTGGTCTAGGGTTAACGACGGTTGCTGAGGGTGTGGAAACGGAACAGCAACGAGAGTGGCTCAAGGAATTAGGAATTGATGTTATCCAAGGTTTCCACTATTCACCTGGTTTGCCATGTTCAGATGCAATTGAGCTGGTGAAGACGTGGAACGATACTGCTGAGGTGGCTGATTGTGGATAA
- a CDS encoding integrase arm-type DNA-binding domain-containing protein, which yields MGRRVVPLTDKQVQSLTYAEVKGEHLEHQKKRNEPGTPRTAYHAVGGEGAEGLTLMCQPPKKKEIKGARSWILRISIDGRQRQLGLGSYPVVTLARAREKAREIRAMVADGIDPLEHKRKARAEREAAQSRLVKFEDLAIDYMANRMEESGARDAEKKISKELNQLKRYSFPAIGKRIVGDLTPNDIAEAVRIPLEEGKRETYNQVRRNITRIMDQARAKGLYHGDNPADLGVLKHLLPTPKGKKKTLGKPQHRPAVMLSDAQRFYAAISSDMTIGARLIQFQLLTASRPGEARHARWADIDIVNRIWHVPAEDMKMGLAHDVPLPDHAVELLATLPRKGEFVFGKRPPSENTASKRLRDLHKADIEAGGAGFFDPYQTDKKGMAKVATPHGLRNTFKEWARSVSDKYRDELSEIALAHQDPNKVRSAYARETLLEERRPMMQDWAQFCTKLTGKADTNVVAIGGRGA from the coding sequence ATGGGCCGTCGTGTGGTACCACTTACAGACAAGCAGGTTCAAAGCCTGACCTATGCAGAGGTCAAAGGAGAGCACCTCGAACACCAAAAAAAGAGGAACGAACCGGGCACGCCGCGAACGGCTTACCATGCCGTAGGTGGCGAAGGAGCTGAAGGACTAACCCTAATGTGCCAGCCACCAAAAAAGAAAGAAATCAAGGGTGCACGCTCATGGATATTGCGCATTAGCATCGACGGAAGACAACGGCAACTAGGCCTAGGCAGTTACCCTGTGGTGACGCTCGCCAGAGCGCGTGAAAAGGCCAGAGAGATACGCGCAATGGTGGCTGATGGTATCGACCCACTAGAGCACAAGCGCAAGGCTAGAGCCGAAAGAGAAGCCGCACAGAGCCGCTTAGTAAAATTCGAGGATCTGGCAATCGACTACATGGCAAACCGTATGGAAGAAAGTGGCGCACGGGACGCAGAAAAGAAGATCAGCAAAGAGTTAAACCAACTGAAACGCTATTCTTTCCCGGCAATTGGAAAGCGTATTGTTGGCGATCTGACACCGAACGACATTGCGGAGGCTGTGCGCATACCGCTGGAAGAAGGAAAGCGCGAAACTTACAACCAAGTGCGCCGCAACATAACACGCATCATGGATCAGGCCAGAGCAAAGGGCCTTTATCACGGCGACAACCCTGCCGACCTTGGCGTGCTCAAACACCTGCTACCGACACCCAAGGGCAAGAAGAAGACACTGGGCAAACCACAGCACCGCCCCGCCGTCATGCTGTCCGATGCACAGCGTTTCTATGCCGCTATCAGCTCCGACATGACCATAGGTGCACGGTTGATACAATTCCAGTTACTGACCGCCTCACGACCCGGTGAAGCGCGTCATGCGCGATGGGCTGACATAGACATTGTGAACCGTATATGGCACGTACCAGCGGAAGACATGAAGATGGGGCTGGCACATGATGTACCGCTACCTGACCATGCTGTGGAACTATTAGCCACACTGCCCCGTAAAGGTGAATTTGTCTTTGGCAAGCGCCCACCGTCAGAAAACACCGCATCAAAACGTTTGCGAGATCTGCACAAAGCAGACATTGAGGCAGGCGGAGCCGGTTTCTTCGATCCCTACCAGACCGACAAAAAAGGCATGGCTAAGGTGGCCACACCTCATGGCTTGCGCAATACGTTCAAAGAGTGGGCGCGGTCAGTGTCTGACAAGTACCGGGACGAATTGAGCGAAATTGCCCTAGCCCACCAAGACCCCAACAAAGTGCGCAGCGCATATGCGCGTGAAACTCTGCTCGAAGAACGTCGCCCCATGATGCAAGACTGGGCGCAATTCTGCACAAAGCTGACCGGTAAAGCTGATACCAATGTAGTGGCTATAGGAGGGCGTGGAGCATGA